From Selenomonas ruminantium AC2024, a single genomic window includes:
- a CDS encoding ArsB/NhaD family transporter, which translates to MIAIVIFVAAYALIISEKVHRTIVGIFGAMLMILFGIINQETAIHHIDFNTLGLLMGMMIIVNITSETGLFNFLAIWAAKKVKARPVALLVALSAITAVCSALLDNVTTVLLTVPITFSITSQLKVDVKPYLMAQIISSNIGGTATLIGDPPNIMIGSAVGLSFMDFIQNMTLVSIVIFIVVQGVLVALYGSKLKTTPELQDKVMRLNAKSQIADKALLKKCLAVIFITITLFTLHGALGLETATAALTGAGLLLLITYTRNEAMIAKVLSKVEWLAIFFFAGLFVLVGALVETGVIKAMAAEALTITNGNVPMTAMLILWMSAFASAFIDNIPFVATLIPLIQDMGQMGLSNLEPMWWSLALGACLGGNGTLIGASANVVVASLAAQHGKQISFIGFMKVAFPVMILTIIMANIYIWIWHL; encoded by the coding sequence ATGATTGCTATTGTTATCTTTGTGGCGGCCTATGCCTTGATTATTTCCGAGAAGGTACACCGCACCATCGTGGGTATCTTCGGCGCCATGCTGATGATTCTCTTTGGCATCATCAACCAGGAAACCGCCATTCACCACATTGACTTTAATACATTGGGCCTTCTCATGGGCATGATGATTATCGTCAATATTACCAGTGAGACAGGACTTTTTAACTTCCTGGCTATCTGGGCTGCGAAAAAGGTCAAGGCAAGGCCTGTGGCCCTGCTCGTAGCACTCTCGGCCATTACGGCTGTGTGCTCGGCCCTGCTCGATAACGTGACCACGGTGCTTTTGACTGTGCCCATCACCTTCAGCATTACTTCCCAGCTCAAAGTGGATGTAAAGCCTTACCTGATGGCACAGATTATCTCCTCCAATATCGGTGGTACGGCCACCCTTATCGGTGACCCGCCCAATATCATGATTGGCAGCGCCGTGGGCCTGAGCTTTATGGACTTCATTCAGAACATGACGCTGGTATCGATTGTTATCTTCATCGTCGTGCAGGGCGTGCTCGTAGCGCTCTACGGCAGCAAGCTCAAGACCACGCCGGAATTGCAGGACAAGGTAATGCGTCTCAACGCCAAGAGTCAGATTGCCGACAAGGCACTGCTGAAAAAATGTCTGGCGGTTATCTTCATTACCATTACGCTGTTCACCCTGCATGGTGCTCTGGGGCTGGAAACGGCGACGGCGGCTCTGACTGGTGCAGGCCTCCTGCTGCTCATCACCTATACCCGCAATGAAGCCATGATTGCCAAGGTCCTTTCCAAGGTGGAATGGCTGGCTATCTTCTTCTTTGCCGGTCTGTTCGTTCTGGTCGGTGCGCTGGTGGAAACGGGCGTTATCAAGGCCATGGCAGCTGAAGCTCTGACGATTACCAACGGCAATGTGCCCATGACGGCCATGCTGATTCTTTGGATGAGTGCCTTTGCTTCTGCCTTTATCGATAACATTCCCTTTGTGGCTACGTTGATTCCTCTGATTCAGGATATGGGCCAGATGGGCCTTTCAAATCTGGAACCCATGTGGTGGAGCCTGGCCCTGGGGGCCTGCCTGGGAGGAAATGGTACCCTTATCGGTGCTTCTGCCAACGTGGTTGTGGCCTCTTTGGCTGCTCAGCACGGCAAGCAGATTTCCTTCATCGGCTTTATGAAGGTGGCCTTCCCCGTGATGATTCTCACCATTATCATGGCCAACATCTATATCTGGATTTGGCACCTTTAA
- a CDS encoding efflux RND transporter periplasmic adaptor subunit — MKIYFYLGVGIIITLIVGLLGYGVYLNQRGESEIEQRMESLRLPLNGAVVTEREIQPYVELELVNLYCDDMTDVIARENGRVNQVLVEKHDMVTAGKPIMQLVDEDIPLKIKQADSDILEAEAQLVKTRNSYNRYSQLVESNAISLEKFDEAAAAYKAAQARLANNEAKREQLLMRQSRQMVLSSIDGEVLRLYQSEGAYVTAGTPVALVGDFSKLYFSAPVVDEEARRMELGKTINMTIAGGATAVLGGEALPKSYGANYSTGNLGEDQVFSAMVTRITPGLGEPATVRQVIWKVDNRVGLLEPGAYRKLRLYAGTTRKCLAVPVAAFTDESHDRVAVMEADGRLGFRDVKTGVTDGHYIEIISGLQAGDIVITSDTAGVTTGTEIELTLEEN, encoded by the coding sequence ATGAAAATTTATTTTTATTTGGGTGTGGGCATTATCATCACGCTGATTGTGGGGCTTTTAGGTTACGGCGTGTATCTGAATCAGCGTGGGGAAAGTGAGATTGAGCAGCGTATGGAAAGTCTGCGCCTGCCGCTGAATGGTGCAGTCGTCACGGAAAGGGAGATACAGCCTTACGTGGAACTGGAACTGGTGAATCTCTACTGTGATGATATGACAGACGTGATAGCCAGGGAAAATGGCCGGGTCAATCAGGTGTTGGTGGAGAAACACGATATGGTGACGGCAGGCAAGCCGATCATGCAGCTGGTGGATGAGGATATTCCACTCAAAATCAAGCAGGCCGACAGCGATATACTGGAAGCGGAAGCCCAGCTCGTTAAGACGCGCAACTCCTATAACCGCTACAGTCAGCTCGTGGAATCCAATGCGATTTCGCTGGAAAAGTTTGATGAAGCGGCGGCGGCTTACAAGGCTGCCCAGGCAAGACTTGCCAACAACGAAGCCAAGCGGGAGCAGCTTTTGATGCGCCAGTCCCGGCAGATGGTGCTTTCCTCCATTGATGGGGAAGTCTTGCGCCTCTATCAGAGCGAAGGGGCTTATGTGACGGCGGGGACTCCCGTGGCTTTGGTGGGAGATTTCAGCAAACTTTATTTTTCGGCTCCTGTCGTAGATGAGGAGGCCAGACGCATGGAGCTGGGGAAGACCATCAACATGACTATCGCCGGTGGCGCTACCGCTGTGCTGGGGGGCGAAGCTCTGCCCAAGTCCTATGGAGCGAATTATTCCACGGGCAATCTGGGGGAAGACCAGGTTTTCTCCGCCATGGTAACGAGGATAACTCCGGGCCTTGGCGAACCGGCAACGGTGCGGCAGGTAATCTGGAAGGTGGATAACCGCGTGGGCCTGTTGGAGCCGGGGGCCTATCGGAAACTGCGGCTGTATGCCGGGACGACTCGCAAGTGTCTGGCTGTGCCCGTAGCGGCTTTTACCGATGAGAGCCATGACCGGGTGGCTGTGATGGAAGCAGATGGGCGCCTCGGATTCCGGGATGTGAAGACGGGCGTAACCGATGGTCACTATATTGAAATCATTTCCGGACTGCAGGCGGGCGATATCGTCATTACTTCGGATACCGCAGGGGTGACAACCGGTACGGAAATCGAACTCACGCTTGAAGAAAACTGA
- a CDS encoding biotin/lipoyl-binding protein, translating into MADGSNIFSRAALDKLRSPDRLDMLLPITTPIGWMSLVAVGLLLISVILWSIFGSFTVRADGKGMILDAGGVASVTHVAGGKIAHVYVRQGSVVQKGDLIAELEQPTQSADTNMAQYGPQLANSMKDTADRVYQYRAKLYQQVVSRDVVSDYDGIVEDVMVRKGSVINSGSPLCTVRLTQKRSDLMGVMYVPVDKGKRIEPGQTIQLVPNGVDVQESGSLIGVVRAVSNYPVALKSIERHVGNPELAQWLMASGQGAVVEVSFVLVKDENNPSGYLWTSFVGEHKPITAGSFCTGSVIIERRPPIEKVFYKLSQWLRNR; encoded by the coding sequence ATGGCAGATGGTAGCAATATTTTTAGCAGGGCGGCACTGGATAAGCTGCGCTCTCCTGACAGGCTGGATATGCTTCTGCCCATAACCACTCCTATTGGCTGGATGTCATTGGTAGCGGTGGGGCTGCTGCTCATTTCGGTGATTCTGTGGTCAATTTTTGGCTCCTTCACCGTGCGGGCTGATGGCAAGGGAATGATACTGGATGCCGGCGGGGTGGCCAGCGTTACCCACGTGGCTGGGGGAAAAATTGCCCATGTTTATGTGCGTCAGGGCTCTGTGGTGCAAAAGGGCGATTTAATCGCCGAGCTGGAACAACCGACGCAGTCTGCCGATACCAATATGGCCCAGTATGGGCCGCAACTGGCCAACAGCATGAAGGATACGGCGGACAGGGTTTACCAGTACCGGGCTAAACTCTATCAGCAGGTGGTATCCCGGGATGTGGTCAGTGATTATGATGGCATCGTGGAAGATGTCATGGTGCGCAAGGGCAGTGTCATCAACAGCGGCAGTCCGCTGTGTACGGTGCGCCTGACCCAGAAGCGCAGCGATTTGATGGGCGTCATGTATGTTCCCGTGGACAAGGGCAAGCGCATTGAGCCGGGACAGACCATTCAGCTTGTGCCCAACGGCGTAGATGTGCAGGAATCCGGCAGTCTTATCGGCGTAGTGCGGGCGGTGTCCAATTATCCAGTGGCCTTGAAATCCATTGAGCGCCATGTCGGCAATCCGGAACTGGCGCAGTGGCTTATGGCCAGCGGGCAGGGCGCAGTGGTGGAAGTCAGCTTTGTGCTGGTGAAGGATGAGAACAATCCTTCGGGCTACCTTTGGACTTCCTTTGTGGGAGAGCATAAGCCCATTACGGCCGGGAGCTTCTGCACGGGTTCGGTGATTATCGAACGGCGCCCGCCGATTGAAAAGGTATTTTATAAACTCAGCCAGTGGCTGCGGAACAGGTGA
- a CDS encoding NHLP family bacteriocin export ABC transporter peptidase/permease/ATPase subunit, whose amino-acid sequence MDFWEKFWHKSGARVKVPTVLQMEATECGAASLAMVLAHYGLWVPLEKLRSECGVNRDGSKASNVMRAAKARGCEVHGYRWEAESLREEQDYPLIIHWEFNHFLVLEGIRGDKVYLNDPAMGRRTVYWDEFVTSYTGIALTIRPGAGFQPAGHRYNVFKAVAQKLWQDKWGMTFLILLGLCMIVPGLASPIFSQVFLDDILTGKHRDWMGNLCIAMTVSFLVSAVLTWLRAVLLTRWQRKLTLADSSTFFWHLLRLPMHFFHQRYAAEVAGRISMNESVAGVLSGSAATAVLDAFIALFFLLLLLQYNVLLTFIGIVFMILNIAVLVLTRRHLTDLAMRIQQDAGKEYGASINGLTMIDSIKANGNEGDFFMKWAGYRSKVLNGMQETQLWMLSVTMLPTLLTGLNGALIMTFGGFSIMDGAMTAGMFVAFQHLMGSFQAPVANLTGLYTSLQTTEMQMQRLNDVQRYEVDDLNYPEKENQTFGKQRLSGEMELKAVSFGYSPLEPPLLTDFNLHLKPGHWVAIVGPSGSGKSTVAKVITGLYEEWGGQVLFDGTSRRQVPRSVITTSLTSVDQDVFQITGTVGENIALFDHSLRQSDIMRAAKDACIHEDILQLEGGYDAKVSEGGLNFSGGQRQRMEIARALAVNPSILVLDEATSALDPITEEKVLENIRHRGCACVIIAHRLSTIRDADEIIVLEHGQVVERGRHRDMMKHDGPYKRLIDEYSSK is encoded by the coding sequence ATGGATTTTTGGGAAAAGTTTTGGCATAAGTCCGGGGCAAGAGTCAAGGTGCCCACGGTGTTGCAGATGGAGGCCACGGAATGCGGTGCGGCCTCTTTAGCCATGGTGCTGGCGCATTATGGTCTTTGGGTTCCGCTGGAAAAATTGCGCTCCGAGTGCGGGGTCAACCGTGACGGCAGCAAGGCCAGCAATGTGATGCGAGCGGCCAAGGCACGGGGCTGTGAAGTGCACGGCTATCGCTGGGAGGCAGAGAGCCTGCGGGAGGAGCAGGATTATCCCCTGATTATTCACTGGGAATTCAATCACTTTCTGGTGCTCGAGGGAATTCGCGGCGATAAAGTGTATTTGAACGATCCGGCCATGGGGCGGCGGACGGTGTACTGGGATGAATTTGTTACCTCTTATACGGGCATTGCCCTGACCATCCGCCCCGGGGCAGGCTTTCAGCCTGCCGGTCACCGTTATAACGTCTTTAAGGCTGTAGCGCAAAAACTTTGGCAGGATAAATGGGGCATGACTTTCCTGATTCTGCTGGGGCTCTGCATGATTGTGCCGGGGCTGGCGTCACCGATATTCAGTCAGGTTTTTCTGGATGATATTCTGACGGGCAAGCACCGGGACTGGATGGGCAATCTCTGCATTGCCATGACCGTGTCCTTTTTGGTGTCGGCAGTTTTGACCTGGCTGCGGGCGGTGCTTCTGACCCGCTGGCAGCGGAAGCTGACACTTGCCGATTCCTCCACGTTCTTCTGGCATTTGCTGCGCCTGCCCATGCACTTCTTCCATCAGCGTTATGCGGCAGAAGTGGCAGGACGCATCTCCATGAATGAGTCTGTGGCCGGAGTCCTTTCGGGCAGTGCGGCTACGGCGGTTTTGGATGCGTTTATCGCATTGTTCTTCCTGCTTCTGCTCTTGCAGTACAATGTACTGTTGACCTTTATCGGCATTGTCTTTATGATACTGAATATCGCGGTGCTGGTGCTGACCCGCCGCCATCTGACGGACCTGGCCATGCGGATTCAGCAGGATGCGGGCAAGGAATACGGGGCTTCCATCAATGGTCTCACCATGATTGACAGCATCAAGGCCAACGGCAACGAAGGGGATTTCTTCATGAAATGGGCCGGTTACCGGTCCAAGGTCTTAAACGGCATGCAGGAAACCCAGCTCTGGATGCTGTCGGTAACCATGCTGCCCACGTTGCTGACGGGGCTTAACGGGGCCTTGATTATGACCTTTGGCGGCTTTTCTATTATGGATGGGGCCATGACGGCTGGTATGTTTGTGGCCTTTCAGCATTTGATGGGCAGCTTCCAGGCACCAGTGGCCAATCTCACGGGGCTTTATACCAGCCTGCAGACCACGGAAATGCAGATGCAGCGTCTCAATGATGTGCAGCGTTATGAAGTGGATGATTTGAATTATCCCGAGAAGGAAAATCAGACCTTCGGCAAGCAGCGCCTGTCCGGAGAAATGGAATTAAAGGCGGTCAGCTTTGGCTACAGTCCTTTGGAACCGCCTTTGCTGACGGATTTCAACCTGCATTTGAAGCCGGGGCATTGGGTGGCTATCGTAGGCCCATCCGGCAGCGGCAAGTCCACGGTGGCAAAAGTCATCACGGGCCTCTACGAGGAATGGGGCGGGCAGGTGCTCTTTGATGGCACGTCCCGGCGGCAGGTGCCGCGCAGTGTCATCACCACTTCGCTGACGTCCGTGGACCAGGATGTGTTCCAGATTACCGGCACCGTTGGCGAAAATATTGCCCTCTTTGACCATTCCCTGCGGCAGAGCGATATCATGCGGGCGGCTAAGGATGCCTGCATCCACGAAGATATCCTGCAGCTCGAAGGCGGCTATGATGCTAAAGTTTCCGAAGGTGGCCTGAATTTTTCCGGCGGCCAGCGGCAGCGCATGGAAATCGCCCGGGCGTTGGCGGTGAATCCCTCCATTCTCGTATTGGATGAAGCCACTAGTGCGCTGGACCCCATTACGGAGGAAAAGGTGCTGGAAAACATCCGCCACCGCGGCTGTGCCTGTGTGATTATCGCCCATCGCCTGTCCACTATCCGGGATGCTGATGAGATAATCGTGTTAGAGCACGGACAAGTGGTGGAGCGGGGACGCCATCGCGATATGATGAAGCATGATGGCCCCTACAAGCGGTTGATTGATGAATATAGCAGTAAGTGA
- a CDS encoding NHLP bacteriocin export ABC transporter permease/ATPase subunit yields MELQAGKRWQLTKEDSFLMLASGQVEVYAVTQDKDEFRQSYLLTLEAGKAIFPAMDEFEEIDVLIYAVKDSVLEEKSFLDMDPHELHPLMQEWFKALGELPWLKRLAALGDDMLSLWGSRKLFADSLGSSHELLEAFRKHQRIFSMLRGMRFLSADRRLARRQKIIARQKKWLINDAIGNLLGEDEILYEESSTEQAGKAVDETSFILKLAMKALSMPEADINISAEIAKKLDSLALLRRLAQKANIQLRLVKLEGKKWFTKDSGVLIGWYGENKEIAAIIPESPGRYKIITRRNPAGLPLTPEVLDKIDKDAFVCYAGFPRRKLKIMDLLRFMFHQCWKADYRTIILVSFFAGLIPLVSPVITETIFQDILPIMDREGLVTVTQVVMVTSFTMAALSMIRTVAVVRISTRLDMAVEAALWGRLLSLPQKFFSRFTTGELASRMQGMEAVKEVVSGNFVTAIFNTVFSFWSLILMCWYSLKLTVAAMVVWGIWCLITAFIYRRVLSFQRKLITAKNEEAGLVQQVFTGLSKFRVHGAEERAYHLWSKVFGVTWKWNLALRWQGNYNTIIAAVQPFVLNMLLYYIVVYGMQETVQTGNGGSMVQTGIGYAQFLAFEAAFSSFNGTLNAVIPLVGTFFTIQPHIENLRPILEEVPETTDDKLEADPLSGAIEVSHLTFAYGEGKKDVIRDVSFQVAAGENVAIVGHSGCGKSTLVRLLLGFEQPKSGAVYYDGQSLAELSPPSVRSQMGVVLQNGQLMSGDIFTNIVGQSALTQDDAWAAAEAAGIADDIREMPMGMQTVISEGSNNISGGQRQRIMIARALAAKPAILIFDEATSALDNRTQAIVTESLNKLNTTRLVIAHRLSTIKECDRILVMDKGSIVESGSYEELLSQNGVFAQLVKRQVA; encoded by the coding sequence ATGGAATTACAGGCAGGCAAGCGCTGGCAACTGACAAAAGAAGATAGTTTCCTGATGCTGGCTTCCGGTCAGGTGGAGGTTTATGCTGTAACGCAGGATAAGGATGAATTCCGCCAGTCCTATCTGTTGACACTGGAAGCCGGGAAAGCCATTTTTCCGGCCATGGATGAATTCGAGGAAATCGATGTTCTTATCTATGCGGTAAAAGACAGTGTGCTGGAGGAAAAGTCCTTCCTGGATATGGACCCGCATGAGCTGCATCCCCTGATGCAGGAATGGTTCAAAGCGCTCGGGGAACTTCCTTGGCTCAAGCGGCTGGCCGCCTTGGGGGATGATATGCTCTCCCTCTGGGGAAGCCGGAAGTTATTTGCAGACAGCTTGGGCAGCAGCCATGAGCTGTTAGAGGCTTTTCGCAAGCATCAGCGCATCTTTTCGATGCTGCGGGGCATGCGCTTCCTGTCTGCCGACAGGCGGCTGGCCAGACGGCAGAAAATCATTGCCCGCCAGAAGAAATGGCTGATTAATGATGCCATTGGCAACCTGCTGGGAGAAGATGAAATCCTCTACGAGGAAAGCAGCACGGAACAGGCCGGCAAGGCGGTGGATGAGACAAGCTTTATCCTCAAGCTGGCTATGAAAGCTCTGTCCATGCCGGAGGCGGATATCAATATCTCGGCGGAGATTGCCAAGAAGCTCGATTCGCTGGCCTTGCTCCGGCGGCTGGCCCAAAAGGCAAACATTCAGCTGCGGCTCGTGAAGCTGGAAGGGAAAAAATGGTTTACCAAGGACAGCGGTGTGCTGATTGGCTGGTATGGGGAGAATAAGGAAATTGCGGCCATTATTCCCGAGAGCCCCGGCCGTTATAAAATCATCACCCGCAGGAATCCGGCGGGGCTTCCCCTGACACCGGAGGTTCTGGACAAGATTGATAAAGATGCTTTTGTCTGCTATGCGGGTTTCCCGCGGCGCAAGCTCAAAATTATGGACCTCTTGCGGTTCATGTTTCATCAGTGCTGGAAGGCAGATTACCGGACCATTATTCTGGTGAGTTTCTTTGCGGGACTTATTCCATTGGTCAGCCCGGTTATCACGGAGACCATCTTCCAGGATATCCTGCCCATCATGGACAGGGAAGGACTGGTGACGGTTACGCAGGTTGTCATGGTCACGAGTTTTACCATGGCGGCCCTGTCCATGATTCGGACGGTAGCGGTTGTGCGCATTAGTACCCGGCTGGACATGGCGGTGGAAGCAGCCCTTTGGGGCAGGCTTCTGTCCCTGCCGCAAAAATTCTTCAGCCGCTTTACCACCGGCGAACTGGCCAGTCGTATGCAGGGCATGGAGGCGGTCAAAGAAGTCGTCAGCGGCAATTTCGTGACGGCCATCTTCAATACGGTGTTTTCCTTTTGGAGCCTCATCCTCATGTGCTGGTACAGCCTCAAGCTCACGGTGGCAGCCATGGTGGTCTGGGGCATCTGGTGCCTGATTACGGCCTTTATCTATCGGCGGGTTCTGAGCTTCCAGCGCAAACTCATTACGGCCAAGAATGAGGAAGCGGGTCTTGTGCAACAGGTGTTCACAGGACTTTCCAAGTTCCGGGTGCATGGCGCCGAAGAACGGGCCTACCATCTTTGGAGCAAGGTTTTCGGCGTAACCTGGAAATGGAATCTTGCTTTGCGCTGGCAGGGGAACTATAATACTATTATCGCGGCGGTACAGCCCTTTGTGCTGAATATGCTGCTCTACTATATTGTTGTGTACGGCATGCAGGAAACCGTGCAGACGGGCAATGGCGGCAGCATGGTGCAGACAGGCATTGGCTATGCCCAGTTCCTGGCCTTTGAAGCGGCCTTCAGTTCCTTTAATGGCACCTTGAATGCGGTGATTCCGCTCGTGGGTACGTTCTTCACCATCCAGCCGCATATTGAAAACCTGCGGCCTATTTTGGAAGAGGTACCGGAAACTACGGACGATAAACTGGAAGCCGACCCGCTGTCCGGGGCCATTGAGGTGAGTCATCTGACCTTTGCCTATGGGGAAGGGAAAAAAGATGTGATTCGTGATGTGAGCTTTCAGGTTGCGGCGGGCGAAAATGTGGCCATTGTAGGCCATTCCGGCTGCGGCAAGTCCACGCTGGTGCGGCTGCTTTTAGGCTTTGAACAGCCCAAAAGCGGGGCTGTCTATTATGACGGCCAGTCCTTGGCAGAACTTTCCCCGCCGTCGGTGCGCTCCCAGATGGGAGTGGTGCTGCAGAACGGTCAGCTCATGAGCGGTGACATCTTTACCAATATCGTGGGACAGTCGGCGCTTACCCAGGATGATGCCTGGGCAGCGGCAGAAGCTGCGGGCATTGCCGATGATATCCGTGAAATGCCCATGGGCATGCAGACTGTTATCAGTGAAGGCTCCAACAATATTTCCGGGGGCCAGCGCCAGCGGATTATGATTGCCCGTGCACTCGCGGCGAAACCGGCTATTCTGATTTTTGACGAAGCCACCAGTGCTTTAGACAACCGCACGCAGGCCATTGTGACGGAAAGCCTCAATAAGCTCAACACCACAAGGCTTGTGATTGCCCACCGCCTGTCCACCATCAAGGAGTGCGACAGGATTCTGGTTATGGATAAAGGCAGTATTGTGGAAAGTGGTTCCTATGAGGAACTCCTTTCTCAAAATGGCGTTTTTGCCCAGTTGGTGAAACGACAGGTTGCATAG
- a CDS encoding RNA polymerase sigma factor: MEEKDWNLIAQQAVLEDEAFDELYEHFFPRVYNLIYARVKNVATADDIVSDVFEKMVQHLAEFDCQKASFATWLTRIATRTLTDYYRWQSYRQNVEWDDVFSPAIDEKERPEGQLLIKEGKRELLLALGKLGEREQRIIELKYWGDMNNKEIAEVLGISPANVGVILFRAMGSLRKLMGKE, encoded by the coding sequence ATGGAAGAGAAGGATTGGAACCTTATTGCCCAGCAGGCCGTGCTGGAGGATGAGGCGTTTGATGAATTATATGAGCATTTTTTTCCGCGGGTCTATAACTTGATTTATGCCCGGGTGAAGAATGTGGCCACGGCGGATGATATCGTCAGTGATGTATTCGAGAAGATGGTGCAGCATCTGGCAGAATTTGACTGTCAGAAGGCATCTTTTGCCACCTGGCTTACCCGCATTGCTACCCGTACCCTGACGGATTACTACCGCTGGCAGAGCTACCGCCAAAACGTGGAGTGGGATGATGTGTTCTCGCCCGCCATAGATGAAAAGGAACGTCCCGAAGGTCAGCTGTTGATTAAAGAAGGCAAGCGTGAACTGCTGCTCGCACTCGGAAAGCTGGGGGAGCGGGAACAGCGCATTATCGAGCTGAAATACTGGGGCGATATGAACAATAAGGAAATCGCGGAAGTTCTGGGTATCTCTCCGGCCAATGTAGGTGTCATACTCTTCCGGGCTATGGGCAGCCTGCGTAAGCTGATGGGCAAGGAATAA
- a CDS encoding ABC-F family ATP-binding cassette domain-containing protein yields the protein MSILNVSHLSHSYGGREIFEDVSFRLLKGEHVALVGANGEGKSTFLSIITGQLTPDAGTVEWARRVKVGYLDQHAVLKPGMTIRDTLRTAFDDMVKAEQEMLAAYDKMGDASPEEMDALMRDVGDIQDMLEAGSYYTIDARIEEVAGGLGLRDIGLDKKVDELSGGQRTKVLLTKLLLQNPEILILDEPTNYLDVEHINWLKNYLTNYENAFILVSHDVPFLNVVTNVIYHVDNLHLDRYTGSYEKFEEMAALKRKQEEAAYERQQAEIKKEQDFIQRNKARVATRGMANSRQKKLDKMEVLTKRQEKPKPHFNFQSDRTPSRFVIEAKRLVLGYDTALTSPVDIQVERGKKIAIRGTNGLGKSTLLKTLLGMIKPISGNIEHGEFVSVGYFEQESAAGNQNTALEEVWQEYPGMTNFEVRAALASCGLTNDHITTKMLALSGGEAAKVRLCKIMQKPVNLLVLDEPTNHLDVEAKKELKRAIKEYKGTVLLVSHEPEFYEDFVDSVWNIERWTTKII from the coding sequence ATGAGTATTTTGAACGTTTCCCATTTATCCCACAGCTATGGCGGCCGGGAGATTTTTGAGGACGTTAGTTTCCGTCTGTTGAAGGGGGAGCATGTGGCGCTCGTCGGGGCCAATGGTGAGGGCAAGTCCACGTTCCTGTCCATCATCACCGGGCAGCTTACGCCCGATGCGGGCACAGTGGAATGGGCACGGCGCGTGAAGGTGGGCTATCTTGACCAGCATGCGGTGTTAAAGCCCGGCATGACCATCCGCGACACTTTGCGCACGGCCTTTGATGATATGGTGAAAGCGGAGCAGGAAATGCTTGCCGCCTATGACAAGATGGGCGATGCCAGCCCAGAGGAAATGGACGCGCTGATGCGGGATGTGGGCGATATTCAGGATATGCTCGAAGCGGGCAGCTACTATACCATTGATGCGCGTATTGAGGAAGTGGCTGGCGGTCTTGGCCTTAGGGATATCGGCCTTGACAAGAAGGTCGATGAACTCTCCGGCGGTCAGCGCACAAAAGTCCTGCTCACAAAACTTCTCTTGCAGAATCCGGAAATCCTTATCTTAGACGAGCCGACCAACTACCTCGATGTTGAGCATATCAACTGGCTCAAAAATTATCTGACGAACTACGAGAATGCCTTTATCCTCGTATCCCATGATGTGCCGTTCCTCAATGTCGTAACCAACGTGATTTATCATGTGGACAATCTCCACCTCGACCGCTACACGGGCAGTTATGAGAAGTTCGAGGAAATGGCGGCCTTAAAGCGCAAGCAGGAAGAAGCAGCTTACGAGCGTCAGCAGGCCGAAATCAAGAAGGAGCAGGACTTTATCCAGCGCAACAAGGCCCGTGTGGCTACCCGCGGCATGGCCAACAGCCGTCAGAAGAAGCTTGACAAGATGGAAGTCTTAACCAAGCGGCAGGAAAAGCCGAAACCGCATTTTAACTTCCAGTCTGACCGCACGCCGTCCCGCTTTGTGATTGAGGCTAAGCGTCTTGTGCTCGGCTACGATACGGCCCTTACGAGCCCCGTGGATATTCAGGTGGAACGCGGCAAGAAAATTGCCATCCGCGGTACGAATGGTCTGGGTAAATCTACGCTCTTAAAGACTTTGCTGGGAATGATTAAGCCCATCAGCGGCAATATCGAGCATGGCGAGTTTGTCAGCGTGGGCTACTTCGAGCAGGAGAGTGCCGCAGGCAATCAGAACACGGCGCTCGAAGAAGTCTGGCAGGAATATCCCGGCATGACCAATTTCGAGGTGCGGGCGGCTTTGGCTTCCTGTGGCCTCACCAATGACCACATCACCACCAAGATGCTGGCACTTTCCGGCGGCGAGGCGGCGAAGGTGCGCCTCTGCAAAATCATGCAGAAGCCGGTAAATCTTCTAGTACTCGACGAGCCGACCAACCATTTGGACGTTGAAGCGAAGAAGGAACTCAAGCGGGCCATCAAGGAATACAAGGGCACGGTGCTTTTGGTATCCCATGAGCCGGAATTCTATGAGGACTTTGTGGATTCCGTCTGGAACATCGAACGCTGGACCACAAAAATCATTTAA